The sequence ACAAACAGTTGCATTAAAGGCAAAGTAACAAAATGAAATtgttggaaggaaaaaaaaatcgataACTAGGTTCTTGGAATTTAAAATATCTAGCGACAAATCTATGGTTGATCAATCTCTCTAAATTCAACGTATTATCATCGAAATTGTTGTTGAAGGCATGAtgattgatgagacgtttcaagtgtCAGTTATGATTGAGAATTACCATCTTCTTGGACATAGTAGAAATGAAGATTAAGACATGAAATGACTAAGGTGAATACGttaaaattagaagaaaaagattTCAAGTGGAAGAATTGTTGCGAACTAAGGATAAGAATGTGTTGTCAGCAAAAGACATGGCCGACATGGCACCTACGACTGAACACAAATTTCTAAAAAAAGGTGAGAATAGTAAACGCAACTCCAAGCACAGTCCTCACAAGAAAAAAATAGTTAGCAAACATGTATATATAACGTTACTAAAATTTAGAGTGATTTTTATGCTTGCGAAAAATGTCAATAAACTGTAGACAATGTAAACAACATACAAATGTTTTAAACCGACGTCTGGAGTTTCATAAAATGTTGCTCAGTTTAAGGGACCCACAAGATCGTCTTCACGTGATCGTCCGTATAAACCCTGGTTATGTAGTCATGGTGCTTTTAGAATAAGGTTGTCCAATTTTCTTCTCATCATCCGGAGCTTGTAGCTTAAGTTCTGATTCATTTTTATTAGTCATATATTATTATTTCAGTAGTGAAATTGAAATCTAATAAGCTTCTCCTACAAATATATAGATCACCCTCTTCCAAGTAAACACCACGGCTAATCTTCACTAGGAATCTTTGTAGAATGTAAATTTTTTACTCAATTTTCTAACTCGTACCTGCTTCCGACCGATTTAAAtaacagaataataaaacaaaaattaCCTTTACCGGAGAAAGGTTCTATGCATGATATTTAGATATATCATTGAAAAACATAATAAGATATACATGTTTAGTATCGcgataataaataaattgttAAACACCATGCCATCAAATACATGAATTTCAAAGAGACAATTGATGATATTCGAGGGATAAATTACATTAAGATTCATGCAATCTGTTTCGAAGAATTTGTATTCTCCACTGTCTTTCTTCAAGAAGACAAAAATATCCCAAAgtttatttatatgatcaaaatATCATCATCATGATATTTTAATAGTAATTGATATTCGTAGAAACATGGGTTTATCCTTTGCATGAAAAAAATCCCCCGATTAATATATTTGAAAGGATTACCTCTGTTATTGAAAATTTATAATTTAATcgataaaaaattattttttattaattttgacaTTGATTGACTTTGCAGATCAGTAAAAACCACTCTTTGGGAGTTACCGAATAAGGAAATAGAGACAAAATCTTGGAGGTTTTGGGGTCTAATCCCTTTTACAATATGGTGGATTATTTGGAGGGAAAAAAATGATCGAGTTTATGGTGATAAAAAAGAGAAATTGAAATCAAATGGTGATTTCAGCCCGATGCATCCTTTATAATTGGACTAGTTCGAATATATAATACCAATTTTTTTTCTGTAAGATTTATCTTTAAGCACAATTATTTAACTGGAATGCAGTGGTTCTTATACGCCAGTCTCTTAGCAATGTTTGTACTTTGCTTCTCCTAATACTAAGGCTTTCTCTTGTGGTCGTTCCACATTCAAGATTCAACAATAAAGCCTTATCTGAACCCTTCATTCCAGATAATGTTCAACAGTTTACTTGAATGCAATCTGGAATCAATTCCGCGCCACCAAATGTTTAACGTTTTATTCTTAACCGTtcgaattttttaaaattttaaaatttgatGGCTCTAATGTTTCAACGCCAAATGGTTCGACGCTGTCTTGAGTAAACTTTGAATCACCTTAAAACTTGGTCCTGATACGAGCTGATGCGTAAGCCTTGCATGTTTACCAATGATAAGAGCAAGCCTAATTACCCTTTGCGATTGCTTTCATTTTTAATTTAGTTTGTTGTTTTTCCATGATTGCTAAAGGCTGATGTCAAAATTTTCAGGGATACCATTTGGATGATCCAACGGTCAGGATcgttttttatcttttcttttatatAAAATGGTACCCCTAAAATTTTTGTCATCAGCCTTTAACAATCATGCGTTTTTGGGTCTAAGAAAAATCTAGTAAAAGTAAAAAATGATTTATTGGCAAAAAGGAGTTCGGCTTTGCCTGGGTCCCATTGGTCCCCTTAGTGCCATGCAAATCTTTGCTGCTGTCCCACTCCCATGGAACACCCCGTTTATCACTTTGTTTTCTAATTTAATAAGAATAAGAAAACGGAAATGTTATTCGGTGCTCTGATCACAGCACTACTTACAGTTCAAATCCATGTGTCCCAGTATTATTGGTCAAGATTATTAAGCTGTGACACACTTTTttaccaaaatccccaaatctagGGTCTGGATGTGGTTGAGTGCTAAGTAATGCTGCAATAAGTGTGTGAAATAGCAGCTCCGATAAGAAAATGATGCGGTGGGACCCACCGTAAACAAAACTAATGGAAACGAAAAAAGCGCAAAAGAAGAACAGAACTCGCTCTCTTCTTTCTCTCCTCCCAGACTACTCGGATACCCGAATCATCCGGGAAAAATGGCTCACGAATTCCGCCTCTTGTCTATATATACAACTTCTTCCTACACTGGAAGCTTCTTTTTCTATCTAATTTTCGAGTCTTCCAATTTTATCCTCATTCTTACTCTTTGGCTCTGAAAATTCCTCTGAAATTCTTCTCTTGCTACTCAAGTTTTCCCGCGCATCATCAGTCGATTGACGAATAGTTTCAGTAGAAGACGAAATCGAACTTGTAAGTATCACTTCAGTAAAATTTTATCAGTTCTTGAGTTGATTTGGTGTTCTAGAgatgatttttgtgatttttttggGTGAAATTTTTGATAATTGGACATTGATTGAACTTAATCTTACTTCCTTTCTTTGTTAAGTGATGATGATCGAACTTCATTTGATTTTAATGTTGATTGAGAAGTTTCTGTATTGGTTTGAGTTTCCTTGGTGTTAATGAGTTTTTAGGGTTAAATTTGATGATGGAAATGTAAGTTTAAGTAGACGAAAACGAAATCGCACGTAATTCTTGCCTTTTTGTTGAATGTTATCAGTTCTAGAGACGATTTTAGCTCTCTTGATATGATTTTAGTGCtcttttcagattttttttaatGTAATTTTTGGTTATTGGACATAGATCCAACTGAATACGATTTTAGTTCTCGTTtcagatttttctttctttgtttcattTACTAGTTCCACTAATTAATCTCAAGAactaccaaaaacaaaaatctctTGCAGATCTTCAGAAAGCGCATCATCAGACAGTCAATTTCAAAACTTCTCAACTGTGACCTTATGTATTACTTCATTTATTGAATCTCATGTTTAATTTCTCTAATTAATGCTTATTATCAAGTATTGCTTCCTCATCCTAGCCCCTAGTTAGAAATTCGGCGAATTATACACGAATAGTTCCGGATCCGTATTTTACCCCGTCCTATTCGCGTACATTTGTAACCCCGGCCTGAATTCGCTACTTTTTTGAATGGACCGAATCATGCGCGTTTTTTACGAATTCCGAATTATACGTGCCTGATAATTCGGGTACACGTCACTAGTTTAGTGGGGACAAGAAATGACGTGTTCACATCTAATCTCCCTCCCCTCACGTGACAAACGCAGACTTTGTCTGCCTTGTTTTCGAAAgcattttatttcaaaaaatgttGCTGGAAGGGGCCGAACACTCGACCACATAGTCTCTGCTAAGTCGACGGACCATTGATCTGTAGGCTATTTGATCTTTTCTtgatatatattttaaaaatagGAAAACTTAAGAAAATGACCATGTGGGGAAATGTAATTAAGAAAATGCccacatttttttgaaaattaataaaatgcCCATACCGTTAGAAATTCCGTCTGGACCCATCATTTTGGCAAAAACTCGCTTACTTAGTCAATTTCTCATCGCAGGAGATGATAAAATGATGGGTGCAATTACAAACCTGTCCATAACCTATGAACGGTTCAAGAAGTATCTGATGAAGTTGTGACCGTTAGATTTTCTTGAATGGTGGGTGCAATTTCTAGAACCTTACCTTCCCATTTATCCCCTTTCTTCTCCCCAGTTCTCGTCACTTCGAAAAACAACCGCTCAACTTCTTCAACTCTCTCTCCCTCCCTCTCTTTCACGTCCTTATTCTTCGTCATCAAAAATTACCCATGCCAGCACCATTAAGATCGTCATCGTCATTTTATGAGATCATTTAGTGAATGTTCTGTTAATTATGttattgttgattttttttttgtttccttgattTTGAATAAGTTTGCACTAGCAGATCCGTGATTAtcatgggtttgaagaagatTTCAATTAGAGATTTATGATGGGTTTTTACGGTTTTAACTTTGGTTTTAATTGGAACCACATAAATCATAAAAATCCGTTGTAGAAAACCCTTAATTGAAAGGTAAAAAGATGAAGAATTTGGGATTTTTATCATGTTCGAATTTCTTTTGCTAATTGATGAATGGGTAGTTGTAATTTTAAATGAATTGATGATTTTTTGTTATCAATTGATTTAATTAGATGTTTGGATCTGCAATTTgtgaaattagtttttttttaagtAAATATGTTTTGAGAACCAAATTGGTCTTGTTGGGTAAATCAGTGCAAATCCTGTGTTGGAGGTATTCCATGTGGTCTGGAAGTGGATTTACATGAAGTTCTCGATTGACAAATGGATACAACAACAAACAATATCATTGCGGGTTTGCATGAACTGAGTTCCATGGGTTTCTTGAGCTGTCAGAGAAGTGGTGGTGTCTCAATTACCCGCAATGCGATTTGTCGAGAGCTTGTCACTACGTATGATCAAGCCATGGAGATGGTTGTGAATGTTGCTGGAAATGATAAATTAATCTTGTACTTGTGTTGTTAATATGCTTACAGGGATAGAGGTTGAGTcgaattttcatcttcaatgagcAGTTTCTGGTGGCTTATGTTACAGACAGGTGGTTCTAATTGCATTATCGAGAAGCTTGAGAAGTGATTATTGTCGCATTTGATAGTTGATTCCAGTCATCGAAACCAGCTGAAATAGATTGGGTTGTCGGCGTCCATTGGTTTATTAAAGATCCACTCATGGGCACTGATAGATTTCAGTTGCTATATTGGTACCGAGTCATGAGTCGAGTTCATACTGAGTCATTGTTTCTACTCTGACCGATCCAACTGACTCAGGGCTAGAAGGTCTTTTTACATGCCCGATTTAGTGCCACATGTCATGTAACGTCCGTTAGCCGTTTTTTCAAAAACACGGGAAGGGAAAGGTCAAGTCATGGGCATTTTCTTAATTTCAAAAAAATGTGGGCATTTTCTTAATTACATTTCCCCTCATGGACATTTTATTAATTTCCCCTTAAAAATATTCATTTTACGGATGAAATCATAGTTCCCACCTTAGAATTCATGTTAAATAGATGTAGTTTTATTAGTTAACACATACCGTATTTTGAGTACCGAATTTGTATCTATAAAACGAATTATaaacgtacgtatgccgttccgaactatTCCCGAATCACGAACTGTTGACCGAATAGTGGACCGAACTTTAATTCCGCTAAAACGAATAATACACGTACGTTTGCCGTACCGAACGTTTCCCGtacccgaattgctaactaggcctcAGATATTGCtgaaataggattttatttcttgttttgtgaAACATGTTGTTGTTACGACGAGTCTTCGACTAATGAACTTTGTTTCAGGGGTTTGAGTCCAAAGAACTTTGaaaattttgattgtttttctcaTATTTTTTCTCGATTTTAGATcgcattggttgttgatttagcCATCTTTCATTAGTTTCCGTCTTGGACGTAATGTAATCGTTTCGTATGTAAATGTGCTTGTCTTTCGCTGGTTGGCTTTCGGTTTGCTTTCCTTTCAACTGTGTACTCTGTTtgaatctttttaggaaaagccAATATGTTTCTAATTGTCGGATACACCTTGTCCATGGGCTTTGTAAATACAATTGGCTCATGTAAACCATGCTCACTGCCAGAACTGGGCACATACAATGAATCTGGTTGTGGTTGTCTTGTAATCACCATAATCCTTTGTTTTATTTGGCAAGTTCCCCACCTTCTTAGGTCTAGTTGCTCTCCCAATATTAATGGCTTCTGAAACATGTATGTCGTCCATAGCTTCCTTCATATTGAATGTGGGTTCTACTAGCTAATCCAAGCTAGCATTCTCCACCTcccccattatcatctaaaatcaGACAACCAGACCAATAATTGTATTTGATCGAGCATGGTGCTTTTCTGTTATTGTATGGTTTCAATTGGTCATGTGTCGGCTATGGCATTCCTGTATTACTACATGTATCTGAGCTCATTTTATTTTAATCAAATCTCATCTTTCTGTTATCTATTCTTGTATGTATGTTGTGAGCTAATTAGTTATCCTTGGGTTATAGGTAGTTGGGAGCTTTtgtttcataattccagatttaCTACTAATGATATCAATACGTTGTACTGCGTTTCAAATTCTGTTTTCTTCTTCACATTTGTTTCAACTCGTGCCACATTCTCAGGAACATGGCAGATCGTAGAGAGACTCGCAAAAACCTCATGGAGTCGAAGAGGAGTTTGGATCGCAAGATGGGGTCACATAAGTGTGGAGAAAGCCTCGTGGTTGAGGCTCGTGCACTTCTGACTAGCATAACAGCAGCAGCAAACCAATTTGGCTACGATATCCCAACAGCTTATGTGCGCAAGCTCCAAAAGCTTCTTGGTGAAGAAGAGGACAGTAAACCAAGCTATCCTCCTCCGCCGGCTGAAGGAACACTTCGATGAGGTAAATCACTTCCTAAGACAGCATCCTAAGTAATCTGAAAATCAATGTCGACCAATTCCCGGTTTGTCAATCATTTTCTCTTTAGACTCTGAGATGAGAATGGGAACCAGTCGTGAGCCGCGTGCCCTTATTAGTGTTAAGATATCCCGTATCTTGAGTATATTGTTGTTATCTTGTAGTTATTGTTTTGTTATTCTGTTGTATTCTGTTTCCTTTATTATCGTCTGTATATTGTATAAGTATCTTTTGTAATCCTTTCATGATGAATACAATCGACTGAAACCCTTTCATCAGATCTCTATGCCATGACAATCTttgtcatggtatcagagcgagtCAAGATTCAATAACCCGCTTCCGTTGTCAACCTAGAAAATCAAACACTTTGTACTGCAATCAAGGTTTTTATAAATCCAACCATATCCCTGTCTTTTGTTTTCTATCATTATCGTAAACCCTATCTGTCAAGAACCGTTACTGTGTTTTCTCATTATTCCACAAGTTATCATCATGTCTCGTGAAGACTCTCAACCCATTACTGTtaagtttgatgaaaccaattataaCCATTGGTCTTTTCTCATGTGAAGCTTTCTCAAGGGAAAAAGTATGTGGAAATATGTTGATGGTAAAGAAAAAAGGCCAGTGACTAACACTAGTGGTAAAGATAAAGATGCTGTAGATATCGATCCTTCTGAAACTTGGGAAGTCAGTAATCACAAAATACTCACTTGGATAAGCAACACCGTCATTGCTTCTATAAGTATGCAACTTACTGGTTTTGAAGAAgccaaagaagcatgggatttTCTTTCAAAGAGATACACACAAGTTAATTTTTCTCAAAGATACAAGCTTGAACAAAACATTCGATCTTTGAAACAACAACAGGAGCAGTCAATCTCTGATTTTCACTCTGAAATGTCAATCGTGTGGAATCAACTAGCGCTTATGGAGCCTAAATGGACAACTGATGCTGAACTGTGGCAAAAGTATAGGGAAGAATCTCGTCTTGTTCAACTTTTAATGGCTCTAAGAGATGAGTTTGAATCTGTAAGGGCATCAATTCTCCATAGAAATCCATTGCTGACTGTAGAAAGTGCATTGTCTGAACTCATCACTGAGGAGACACGTAAAAGAATCAAGCCAGACATTCCAGCTGTCCTTGCGGTACCTTATCGTTCAAGCACTAATCCAAGTTTCAGTTTGCAGAGAAACTTCTCAGTTCCAACAAATCGTGATCTATCTCAAGTACAATGCCACAACTGTAAGGCTTTTGGACATCTAACAAAGAACTTCTCTTCACCTGCAAATACAAGTAACTCTCAAAGATTAACAGTGCAAGGTTCAACACCATCACCAGGCACACCACTATGTAACTATTGCAACGAATTTGGACATATTGTAGGAAACTGCACTTCTCCATCCTCAAGAAACATGAGAAACAAGAGAAGATTCAGCACTGATGCTCCATCTTATTACTCATCAGCTCCAACTACTGCTCCATCTTACTACTCATCAGCTCCAACTACTGCTGCACCATCTCTAGAGCAAGCACATGAGTCATCAAACTCTGCACCAAACAATCTTGCAGCTACAAACAATTTGGCAGACATTCAAGAGATGCTGAAACAGGCCCTTGCAATCGGTAACAACCCTACAGTAGCATCTGCTTTTTCAGTTCCCTCAGGTACCTTTTCAACTGAATGGTTTCTTGATTCAGGAGCATCAAATCATATGACCTATAACTCAAACCTGTTTGAGAAAATGAAACCTATTATTACTCCTAAGATTCATACAACAGATGGGTCAGGGATTATTACTACTCATATTGGTCAGGTTAAAGTGTCGAGCAAGATACACATAACAAATGTTCTTCTTGTTCCCAAGATTAAGATGAACCTTATTTCCATTGGTCAATTATGTAACCAGGGTTTTAacatcttcttttcttctcatggCTGTGTTATACAGGATCCCAAAACAGAGAGGCttgttgggataggccgtagagttggtCGTCTTTATCTCCTGGAGTCTCTAGCCATTCCTCAATCCAAGAACAATCTTTTTGTTGTCGTTGCTTCTACTCTACCTTCCACAGTATCTCCTTTTATTTCTTGGCATTCAAAGCTAGGTCATGTCTCTTTTTCTCGTCTTTCCTATATGATTAATAAAGGGTTGCTAGGTAATGTTCCCTTGGACAAAGAACCTTACTGTATTGCTTGTAAGATGGGTAAACAACCAGCTCTTCCATTTAATAACAATACTACTTTTTCTTCTGCACCTTTTGATCTTACTCATTCAGATGTATGGGGAAAGTCTCCCATTGCCTCAAAGGGAGGAGCTCTGTATTATGTCATTTTCATTGACGATTACACTCGTTATACATGGGTGTACCTTTTTAGTTCTAGATCAGAATTCCTAAAAATCTACACTAAATTCTCCAATATGATCAAAACTCAATTCGAAAAATCTATCAAAATATTTCGTGCTGATCAGGGAGGTGAATACATATCAAAtcctttcaaatattttttgaaatctgaaggtacacttcttcagTTATCTTGTACTGAAACACCAGAACAGAATGGTGTTGCAGAACGTAAACATCGTCATATCATAGAGATAGCTAGAACCCAACTTCTATCCTCTTTTGTTCCCTCTAACTTTTGGGGAGAGTCTGTTTTCACTGCAGTTTACACTATCAATCGAGTTCCTACTGCTGTTATAGGTGGTGTATTTCCCTATGAACGATTATATAATAAGTAACCAAACTATTCTGAATTGCGTGTTTTTGGTTCCACTTGCTTTGTTCTTTTGTCTGAAAGAGAACGTAATAAACTTGGCAAAAAGAACACTATTTGTGTATTTCTTGGTTATGGCATAGAGCAGAAAGGGTATAGATGTTATGATCCGGAGAGTAGGAGATTACGTATCTCTCGTCATGTCACCTTCTGGGAGAAGATACCATTCTGGTCTCTTCCTAGTAGTAAAGCATCAACTCTAGAAAACTTCTCTTATTTAGACCCATTTAATGATGAATCTCCATCGGCTTCGACATCTCCTAGCACTCTTGTCAGCAATGTCTCTTTTCCTCCTCCTGTTGAACCCACAGAATCCACAGAAGCAGCTGTTGACCACTCTATGGACTATCTCAATACAGCAACTCAACATGGGAATCCTGCTCATGAAACTGCTCCACTGCCTCCTCGCACAAGACGACCACCAGCTAAGTTATCTGACTATCACTGCTCATTAACTACTATTTTAGCAGAACATGAACCTAAAAACTACAGGGAAGCTGAAGCAATACCATATTGGAAAGACTCGATGGGAGAAGAACTAACTGTTCATAGACAAGCTGGTACATGGGATATGGTTGATTTGCCTCCTGGAAAACCTGTTGTAGGAAGTAAATGGGTTTACAAGGTCAAGACTAAATCAGATGGTACGTTGGATCGTCGTAAATCACGTATAGTGGCACAAGGATATACACAGGAATACGGTATTGATTATGAAGAAACTTTTGCTCCGGTTGCCAGAATGACTACAGTTCGCACAttacttgctgttgctgctgctcgcaAATAGGATCtccaccaaatggatgttaagaatgcgtttcttcatggtgaacttcaagaagaagttTATATGTGGCCGCCTCCTGGTTTGGATCATGCTCCAAATCAAGTCTGTAAGTTGCGCAAGGCTTTATATGGgctcaaacaagcacctcgtgcttggtttgaaaaTTTTTCAACTGCAATTCTCAAGTATGGATTCACTCAAAGTCCTTATGACTCTGCTATGTTTGTTCGAACAACTGGTAAAGGGATGGTTCTTCTTTtgctctatgttgatgatatggtcATCACAAGCAGTGATTTAGAAGGTATTCAAGCTCTTAAATCTCATCTTCACTCTTTCTTTGAAATGAAGGACCTTGGTTTCTTGAGATACTTTATTGGAGTAGAAGTTGACAAATTTTCTGATGGGTATTTCATTTCACAAGTCAAATATGCATCTGACATTTTGCATCGTGCTGGTCTCACTGATTCTAAGATTGCAGAAACACCACTTGAATTGAATGTGAAGCTCAACCCTCTTGAAGGCAAAGCTCTTCCGAATCCTACTCTATACAGACAACTAGTGGGAAGTCTAAACTATCTGACCATTACCAGGACAGACATTAGTTACACAGTGCATGTTGTTAGTCAATTTATGTCTGCACCACGATCACCATACTATGTTGTTGTTCTTCGAATCTTACGCTATATTAAGGGTACTTTGTATCAAGGATTAAATTTCTCATCTGCCTCTGATCTTCGACTTCGTGCATTctctgattcagattgggcaggagATGTCACTGGCAGACGATCAACTACTGGGTACTGTATGTTTCTTGGCAACTCTCTTATCCCCTGGCGAAGTAAGAAACAATCTGTTGTGTGACGTTCtagtgctgaagctgaatatcgagcCTTAGCTCATACTACTTCtgagattatttggatacgatggCTTTTGGGTGATATGGGAGTCCATCTGGCAGATTCTACTCCTCTCTATTGTGACAACAAAGCTGCTATTCACATAGCCCATAATGATGTCTTTCATGAGCGTACTAAACACATTGAAATCGACTGTCATTTTGTTCGTCATCACTACAAGCAACATACTATCACACTACCACATGTTTCATCTGAGTTTCAGCTTGCGGACCTTTTCACCAAGTCTCTATCTTCTCCTCGCATTCGTTTCTTGATTAACAAACTCAAGATGTGTTCTGCACCatcttgagtttttttttttttttgggggggggggggggggggggggggggttaagATATCCAGTATCTTGAGTATGTTGTTGTTATCTTGTAGTTATTGTTTTGTTATTATGTTGTATTCTGTTTCCTTTGTTATCGTCTGTATATTGTATAAGTAACTTTTGTAATCCTTTCATGAGGAATACAATCGACCGAAACCCTTTCATCAGATCTCTATGCCATGACAATCTTTGT comes from Papaver somniferum cultivar HN1 chromosome 7, ASM357369v1, whole genome shotgun sequence and encodes:
- the LOC113295180 gene encoding uncharacterized protein LOC113295180, which translates into the protein MWPPPGLDHAPNQVCKLRKALYGLKQAPRAWFENFSTAILKYGFTQSPYDSAMFVRTTGKGMVLLLLYVDDMVITSSDLEGIQALKSHLHSFFEMKDLGFLRYFIGVEVDKFSDGYFISQVKYASDILHRAGLTDSKIAETPLELNVKLNPLEGKALPNPTLYRQLVGSLNYLTITRTDISYTVHVVSQFMSAPRSPYYVVVLRILRYIKGTLYQGLNFSSASDLRLRAFSDSDWAGDVTGRRSTTGSLVGTQVHMRGSMNMLLEKAPVVTKGDNASY